In Sphingobacteriaceae bacterium, the following proteins share a genomic window:
- a CDS encoding endonuclease yields the protein MTGQEVIELIGLDRAKSINSKSKKLLESESIVFDHVREFGVDSVYFNTDENGNSFPAVFLKKVKSFDVETLQVIADTHRKIWNYKKVLFLYVYSEIEIRIYNCSEKPLIKTQENFDYQKELQSIEIESYSFSDKKQLEELNKLFSRIAIDSGVIWTLEEAQFIRDKINLQRRVDKYLVESLVNTAQQLEQEGLKVDFIHKIILRSLFLLYLEDRGATDHKLYSQIKKGTKSYFDILDDTKSTYLLFDRLEEDFNGNVFTLEKGEKISAEQLQLIKKCFISGNDNTPQSKLFEEWRLFDFSIIQIELLSEIYENFLFKTDPDLKKKTGTYYTPPALVEFILNEKLPIRKNEKNYNIKVLDPSCGSGIFLVESFNRLVKRYENQHKEKLTDFDRLNKLLTDNIFGIELHPQAIKVAAFSLYLALVDKLDPKNLWQKKKHRLPNLINNPNDKSLKAQGKNLFCRDTILQNIEIENIEFNLVVGNPPFGTTDLSKSVIKYCEKYGFAKEMVLPFLHKATNFAPNGEIALIFNTKVLTNTGGTYQNFRKWLFQECYVDKIYNFSILRNAKKNFGGQLFGDATGPISILFYQKEQPKNPKDKIAYYAPKTFIKSNIIDGLSIDFSDLKFLPRNECEKPDTNIWKIAMWGGMNDWDLIQRLNKEFTSINSFLKNENIDYGVGYQLGNPRNIENLEIKKLPIHTPNNILKYYTPKPTQRINIDKFHRLGKLEAYQNPHILLNEGIKVDNGKLTLLASFVDYKSAYSKGIVGIYSKKGDTNLLKLLTVYLNSDFIRYYSFLMTSSWGIERDVVKHKELFEVPFLLEQLDEKQKKHIIKLFDEDLYNKEFQTINKSIENQINDIILNCLLQNEKFIVQHLLDNIELFHKQEKSTALYPLLQQQTQEYGKIISSELNDFLNGQDLFANPTVYNISRLSPLIIIKLSFDKKQKEIITSNEFVEDELKKIDQHLWEEKSSNIYFRKKLNYKTENDIYIIRPNQRRFWSKSMALEDASELILEILNRN from the coding sequence ATGACAGGACAAGAGGTTATAGAATTAATTGGATTAGACAGAGCTAAATCTATAAATTCTAAGAGTAAAAAACTCTTAGAAAGCGAGTCTATTGTATTTGATCATGTTCGTGAATTTGGAGTTGATTCGGTTTATTTTAACACAGATGAAAACGGAAATAGTTTTCCTGCCGTATTTTTAAAAAAGGTAAAAAGTTTTGACGTGGAAACATTGCAAGTAATAGCTGATACCCACAGAAAAATATGGAATTATAAAAAAGTACTATTCTTATATGTTTATTCCGAAATAGAAATTCGTATATATAATTGTTCTGAAAAACCTCTTATTAAAACCCAAGAGAATTTTGATTATCAAAAAGAACTTCAAAGCATCGAAATAGAAAGTTATTCTTTTTCAGACAAAAAACAACTTGAAGAACTCAATAAACTTTTTTCAAGAATAGCCATTGATTCCGGAGTTATTTGGACATTAGAAGAAGCTCAATTTATTAGAGATAAAATAAATTTACAACGTAGAGTTGATAAATACTTAGTAGAAAGCTTAGTTAACACTGCCCAACAACTAGAACAGGAAGGTCTAAAAGTTGATTTTATTCATAAAATCATTCTTCGTTCCCTTTTCTTATTGTATCTTGAAGATAGAGGAGCTACGGACCATAAATTGTACTCTCAAATTAAAAAAGGGACAAAATCTTATTTTGATATTTTAGACGATACGAAGTCTACATACCTGTTATTCGACCGCTTGGAAGAAGATTTTAATGGGAACGTTTTTACTTTAGAAAAGGGAGAAAAAATATCTGCAGAACAACTTCAACTAATAAAAAAATGTTTCATAAGTGGTAATGATAACACACCTCAATCAAAATTGTTTGAAGAATGGAGATTGTTTGATTTCAGTATTATACAAATTGAGTTGTTAAGTGAAATTTACGAAAACTTTTTATTCAAAACCGATCCTGATTTAAAGAAAAAAACAGGAACATATTATACGCCTCCTGCACTGGTAGAATTTATATTAAATGAGAAGTTACCGATTAGAAAAAATGAAAAAAACTATAATATAAAAGTATTAGACCCAAGTTGTGGTTCTGGAATTTTTTTAGTTGAAAGTTTCAACCGTTTGGTAAAACGTTATGAAAACCAGCACAAGGAGAAGCTAACGGATTTTGATAGGTTAAATAAATTATTAACTGATAATATTTTCGGTATTGAACTACACCCTCAAGCTATAAAAGTAGCGGCATTTAGCTTATACTTGGCATTAGTTGATAAATTAGATCCTAAAAATTTATGGCAAAAGAAAAAACATCGTTTGCCTAATCTTATCAATAATCCTAATGATAAATCATTAAAAGCACAAGGCAAAAATCTATTTTGTAGAGATACCATTCTGCAAAATATAGAAATTGAAAATATTGAATTCAATTTGGTAGTTGGTAATCCGCCATTTGGAACAACTGATTTATCAAAATCAGTCATTAAATATTGTGAGAAATATGGTTTTGCCAAAGAAATGGTTCTACCATTTCTTCACAAAGCGACAAATTTTGCACCAAATGGCGAGATAGCTTTGATCTTTAATACTAAAGTTTTGACGAACACAGGTGGAACATATCAAAATTTTAGGAAGTGGCTGTTTCAAGAATGTTATGTAGATAAAATATATAACTTTTCCATTCTTCGGAATGCAAAGAAAAATTTTGGAGGACAATTATTTGGCGATGCGACAGGTCCGATAAGTATTCTATTCTATCAAAAAGAACAACCAAAAAATCCAAAAGATAAAATTGCATACTATGCTCCAAAAACATTTATTAAATCCAATATAATTGATGGATTAAGTATTGACTTTTCAGATTTAAAATTTCTGCCTAGAAATGAATGTGAGAAGCCTGATACCAATATCTGGAAAATTGCAATGTGGGGGGGAATGAATGATTGGGATTTAATACAAAGGCTGAATAAAGAATTCACTTCAATTAATAGCTTTTTAAAAAACGAAAATATTGATTATGGTGTAGGTTATCAACTGGGTAATCCTAGAAATATTGAAAATTTAGAAATCAAAAAATTACCAATTCACACTCCTAATAATATATTAAAATATTATACTCCGAAACCTACCCAAAGAATAAACATAGATAAATTCCATAGATTAGGTAAACTTGAAGCGTATCAAAACCCACATATATTACTAAACGAAGGCATTAAAGTTGATAATGGCAAGTTGACTTTGTTAGCTTCTTTTGTTGATTATAAAAGTGCTTATTCAAAAGGTATAGTTGGTATTTACTCAAAAAAAGGCGATACAAATCTGTTAAAATTATTGACGGTTTATTTGAATTCTGATTTCATCCGGTATTATTCGTTCTTAATGACATCTAGTTGGGGAATCGAAAGAGATGTAGTTAAACATAAGGAATTATTTGAAGTTCCTTTTTTATTGGAACAACTGGATGAAAAACAGAAAAAACACATTATCAAACTGTTTGATGAGGATCTTTATAATAAAGAATTTCAGACAATCAACAAGTCAATAGAAAATCAAATAAACGACATAATCTTAAACTGTTTGCTACAAAATGAAAAGTTTATTGTGCAACATTTGCTGGACAATATTGAACTATTTCACAAACAAGAAAAATCAACTGCTCTATATCCTTTACTCCAACAGCAAACGCAAGAATACGGAAAAATCATTAGTTCTGAACTCAATGATTTCCTTAATGGCCAGGATTTATTTGCAAATCCTACAGTTTATAACATTAGCAGACTTTCACCCTTGATCATTATAAAACTTTCTTTTGATAAAAAACAAAAAGAAATTATTACTTCAAATGAGTTTGTTGAAGATGAGCTAAAAAAAATAGATCAACATTTATGGGAGGAAAAATCAAGTAATATCTATTTTAGAAAAAAACTAAATTATAAAACAGAAAACGACATTTATATTATTCGACCGAATCAGCGTAGATTTTGGTCGAAGTCAATGGCATTGGAAGATGCTTCAGAATTAATTCTAGAAATCTTAAACAGGAATTAA
- a CDS encoding transcriptional regulator, translating into MTRDKLKKKIGQRIIEFREQKGWSQADLARACSKDRQAIEKLENGKVNPTLYTLLEVANALEISLAKLVDLS; encoded by the coding sequence GTGACACGCGATAAACTCAAAAAGAAAATCGGACAACGGATCATCGAATTCCGGGAACAAAAAGGTTGGAGTCAAGCCGATCTGGCGAGAGCTTGTAGTAAAGACAGACAAGCTATTGAAAAACTTGAGAATGGGAAGGTGAATCCAACGCTCTATACTTTGCTTGAAGTTGCGAATGCTTTGGAAATTTCATTAGCTAAATTAGTTGATTTAAGTTAG
- a CDS encoding RNA-binding protein encodes MSEYILDSKQLVTESDVEMKVILPLVTNPEPLGLGFNNTQIQTKQSLRKLLIGKGDKAQLYYPDFVLNIRGVPVVVIEAKKPKEDLQEAFRQASLYAGEINRLFPSKQNPCELVLACDGIRLLAGTWDSDKPEFEIEVKNWIATEIHFSSFISCFTQSKLNKFASDFRKSIRTDVAFKNPLNLLGGKHIQNQNTRNTFGESISIQYRHLFNPNEETERRDIVKNAYVHVSKHESHVQPIDKLIRKKVKPLNETSVEIEDQVKPREILKKLENAQNYNNQVLLLIGSVGSGKSTFLTYLREVALDASITARTFWVNLNLNDAPVTASEIYRWIKQNLIKQIKSAIKADYDSLEFIEQLYEQEIASVKKGALKLLDPESEKYKSLLVERILEFQADIDLTLNCFIRKVVHDAGKELIIVLDNCDKRNLEEQLLMFEVANWIKDNIKAIVFLPIRDTTFDHYRNEKPLDTVIKDLIFRINPPSLEKVIYSRIKYANRLAEKSPEKFYTLSNGFKVSYPSSDELHYLKSILTSLFQSNFFKRLISGLAGRDIRRGIEIFLDFCKSGHITDKEILKMKQTKGEFRIPNHIISRVFLRGNLVYYSDANSRVKNLFHSDPSDDLPDPFVRLAILKLLNDLKNSKGSGGILGFHKTSFILQTLSSHGHADYRIEEELLFLIRNTLILSESQDTTKVNLDDLVSISTSGIIHLDLLKNIDYLSSCSENVWYKTVSVAEEIGNNMAGVGHFSHLAIQNSLRHSELLIKYLDTYFQDHFAFNYDIIADKDNSVPMNFGAAIKELEDFGSNFISKEHLELEKGSEHKMKIVNIQSYGVFVEIPGSPVAGYIHSSKLPADFDDVYKLGDEITGIIKAFKAEHKKYDVIIKKS; translated from the coding sequence ATGAGTGAATATATTCTAGATTCAAAACAACTAGTCACTGAGAGTGACGTTGAAATGAAAGTGATTTTGCCCCTTGTTACTAATCCGGAACCATTAGGTTTAGGTTTTAATAATACTCAAATTCAAACAAAGCAAAGTTTAAGAAAATTATTAATAGGAAAGGGAGATAAAGCACAGTTATATTACCCAGATTTTGTCTTGAATATAAGGGGCGTTCCAGTAGTCGTGATAGAGGCAAAAAAACCTAAGGAAGACTTACAGGAGGCTTTTAGACAAGCTAGCTTATACGCTGGAGAAATTAATAGGTTATTTCCTTCTAAACAAAACCCATGCGAGTTAGTCTTAGCGTGTGATGGAATCCGACTTCTTGCAGGCACTTGGGATTCCGACAAACCTGAGTTCGAAATTGAAGTTAAAAATTGGATAGCAACGGAGATTCATTTTTCCTCATTTATATCCTGTTTTACTCAAAGCAAACTAAATAAATTCGCAAGTGATTTTCGCAAGTCAATTAGAACAGATGTCGCATTTAAGAATCCACTAAATCTATTAGGTGGAAAGCATATTCAGAATCAAAATACCAGAAATACATTCGGTGAATCTATTTCAATTCAATACAGACATCTATTTAATCCAAATGAAGAGACTGAGCGGAGAGATATAGTTAAAAATGCTTATGTGCATGTATCAAAGCATGAGTCACACGTGCAGCCCATAGATAAATTAATCCGCAAAAAAGTTAAACCTCTTAATGAAACGTCTGTAGAGATTGAGGACCAAGTTAAACCTCGCGAAATTTTAAAAAAACTTGAAAATGCTCAAAATTATAATAACCAAGTTTTATTATTAATTGGAAGCGTGGGTTCTGGGAAATCAACTTTTCTAACATATTTACGTGAAGTAGCGTTGGATGCTAGTATTACCGCCCGTACTTTTTGGGTAAACCTGAATTTAAATGATGCTCCCGTGACGGCAAGCGAAATTTATCGCTGGATAAAACAAAATTTAATTAAGCAAATAAAATCAGCTATCAAAGCCGATTACGATAGTCTTGAATTTATTGAGCAATTATACGAGCAAGAAATAGCATCTGTAAAAAAAGGAGCATTAAAATTACTAGATCCTGAAAGCGAAAAATACAAAAGTCTTCTAGTTGAAAGAATTTTGGAATTTCAAGCTGATATTGATCTCACTCTAAACTGTTTTATAAGAAAAGTTGTTCATGATGCCGGTAAGGAACTAATTATTGTTTTAGATAACTGCGATAAAAGAAATTTAGAGGAGCAGCTTTTGATGTTCGAAGTTGCCAATTGGATTAAGGATAACATTAAAGCCATTGTTTTCTTGCCAATTCGTGATACAACCTTTGACCACTATAGAAATGAGAAACCGCTTGACACAGTTATTAAAGATTTAATTTTCCGTATTAATCCTCCTTCACTTGAAAAGGTAATTTACAGTAGAATAAAATATGCAAACCGTCTAGCTGAGAAATCACCTGAAAAATTTTATACACTTTCTAATGGTTTTAAAGTTAGTTACCCATCTTCGGATGAACTTCATTATTTGAAAAGCATTCTTACTTCCCTATTTCAAAGTAATTTTTTTAAGAGATTAATTTCTGGTCTGGCTGGAAGGGATATAAGAAGGGGAATTGAAATATTTTTAGATTTTTGCAAAAGCGGCCATATTACGGATAAGGAAATACTAAAAATGAAGCAAACTAAAGGAGAATTCCGCATTCCAAATCATATTATAAGTCGCGTTTTTTTACGGGGTAATTTGGTATATTATTCTGACGCTAATTCACGCGTTAAAAACTTGTTTCATTCAGACCCTTCTGATGATTTACCGGATCCGTTTGTTAGATTAGCAATACTTAAATTATTAAATGACCTGAAAAACTCTAAAGGATCAGGGGGAATTTTAGGTTTTCATAAAACATCTTTTATTCTACAGACTTTGAGTTCACATGGCCACGCAGACTATAGAATCGAAGAAGAACTTTTATTTTTGATCCGAAATACTCTGATATTAAGCGAATCCCAAGACACAACTAAAGTAAATCTTGACGATTTGGTATCTATTTCAACCTCAGGAATAATTCATTTGGATTTATTAAAGAATATAGATTATTTGTCAAGTTGTTCAGAAAACGTTTGGTACAAAACAGTTTCAGTTGCTGAGGAAATTGGAAATAACATGGCGGGTGTTGGTCATTTCTCACATTTAGCAATACAAAACAGCCTGCGCCATTCGGAATTACTCATTAAATATTTGGACACATACTTTCAGGATCATTTTGCTTTCAACTACGATATAATTGCTGACAAGGATAATAGTGTACCGATGAATTTTGGCGCTGCAATTAAAGAATTGGAAGACTTTGGATCAAATTTTATAAGTAAAGAGCACTTGGAACTAGAGAAAGGTAGCGAGCATAAAATGAAAATAGTAAATATTCAATCGTACGGTGTATTCGTTGAAATTCCTGGCTCTCCAGTAGCGGGTTATATTCACAGTAGTAAATTACCAGCTGATTTTGATGATGTTTATAAACTCGGTGATGAAATAACTGGAATTATTAAAGCTTTTAAGGCTGAACATAAAAAGTACGACGTTATTATAAAAAAGAGTTGA
- a CDS encoding DNA-binding protein, with the protein MTKLGLFLAKKSINKAEVSRRTGISTSRLSQLTLNETTKLQADELYLIAKAIHIDPCEVLNEVCGHLKLAK; encoded by the coding sequence ATGACAAAACTCGGTTTATTTTTGGCTAAAAAATCAATCAATAAAGCGGAGGTTTCCCGGAGAACAGGAATCAGTACTTCCCGTTTAAGTCAGTTGACTTTAAATGAAACTACAAAATTACAAGCTGACGAATTATATCTAATCGCTAAAGCAATTCACATAGACCCTTGTGAAGTTCTCAATGAAGTTTGCGGACATCTAAAACTCGCAAAATAA
- a CDS encoding IS110 family transposase has protein sequence MKKTDQIQDCYVGIDVSKLTLDVSVITATGYQDYHQFENNNSGFKTLFKWLKDKNFFTVERCLFCLEHTGLYTRQLISELLQKQCKVWMESALHLKRSMGMTRGKTDKVDSYRIARYAMTNNDRAVLVKLSGTTLQKLKDLLSNRERLSKAYQSIRISIQELKLVDLSMGKELEKLNSTALKGLLTCKKKVEGRMEELINQDEELKRLYSLISSVKCVGKVLATELLIYTNAFTRMENVRQLACYCGVAPFEHSSGTSVRGRTGTSNFANMHLKSTLHMAAISALRYVPDIKQYYERKVTEGKHKMTVINSIRNKLIKRVMAVVKRGTPYQENYSKINLELS, from the coding sequence ATGAAAAAAACAGACCAAATTCAAGACTGTTATGTCGGAATCGACGTTTCAAAACTAACGCTGGATGTCAGTGTTATTACAGCAACTGGATACCAAGATTATCACCAGTTTGAGAATAATAATTCAGGATTTAAAACCCTGTTTAAATGGCTTAAAGACAAGAATTTTTTCACAGTGGAACGCTGTTTGTTTTGTCTGGAGCATACAGGATTATATACGCGGCAGTTAATATCAGAGTTATTACAAAAGCAATGCAAGGTTTGGATGGAGTCGGCTCTTCACTTAAAAAGAAGTATGGGAATGACCAGGGGTAAAACCGACAAAGTCGATTCATACAGAATTGCCCGCTATGCAATGACTAACAATGACAGGGCCGTTTTAGTTAAATTGAGCGGTACAACACTTCAAAAGCTTAAAGATCTGTTGAGTAATCGCGAAAGACTTTCAAAAGCTTACCAATCCATCCGTATTTCAATTCAGGAATTAAAACTTGTAGATTTAAGTATGGGTAAAGAACTTGAAAAATTAAATTCAACTGCCCTTAAAGGTTTACTGACATGCAAGAAAAAAGTTGAGGGCAGAATGGAGGAATTAATAAATCAGGATGAAGAATTAAAAAGATTGTACAGTCTTATTTCCTCTGTTAAGTGTGTGGGTAAAGTATTGGCGACAGAATTGTTAATCTATACGAATGCCTTTACAAGAATGGAAAATGTAAGGCAGTTAGCTTGTTACTGCGGAGTAGCGCCGTTTGAACATTCCTCCGGAACAAGTGTGCGCGGTAGAACCGGCACGTCTAACTTTGCAAATATGCACCTTAAATCCACGTTGCACATGGCTGCGATATCGGCATTAAGATACGTCCCAGACATTAAACAATATTATGAAAGAAAAGTAACGGAAGGAAAACACAAAATGACGGTAATTAACTCCATTCGAAATAAACTAATAAAACGCGTTATGGCTGTTGTAAAAAGAGGAACTCCTTATCAGGAAAACTATTCCAAAATTAATTTGGAATTATCATAG